Part of the Verrucomicrobiota bacterium genome, GTTTCGCTCCTCAGGGGCCTTACGAGGCGGACGATTCGGAGGCGTCCGATGGGCTCCATCAGCAGCATCGCGGGTGCGTCGTTCGGGGCGTGCTCATGATCGTCTTCATTGTGCATCGCCTTTCTGTGCTGCTGATAGGCTCGAGGGTGTCTCCCGTGACGCCGTAGCTTGGATGCTCGGTCGTATATCGTTGCGCCTTCAGCAAGGCCCCCGTGGTACGTATCCGCCGGCCTCGGAAGACTGGTGAAAGGGTTTGGACGGAGTCCGGTGGCCATCATCGTTGACGCGATGAAAAGCCCGAGACATGCGGCAAGCCGGCGCGGCTACGAGGTGCTCGACACGGCGTTCTACCTCGACCGTACCGACCGCGTCGCCCGGCGGCTGCTCGGGTGCGTGCTCGTGCGCGTGCTCGACGGCGAGATCATGGCCGGTCGAATCGTCGAGACCGAGGCGTACTTCCCGGTCAACGATCCGGCATGCCACGCGCACCGCGGCATGACCGAGCGCAACCGGATGATGTTTGAACAAGGCGGGGTGGCGTACGTCTACTTTACGTATGGGAACCACTACCTGCTCAACGCCGTGACGGGCCGCGCAGGCCGGCCGGCGGCCGTGCTTATACGGGCCATCGAGCCTATCGAGGGGCTGGCGCTCATGCGGGCGAACCGCCCCAACCGAACCGATGTTGAACTGACAAGCGGCCCGGGCAAGCTGGCCCAGGCGCTGAACATAACAAAGGAACTGAACGGCGCGGACCTGACCGATTCGCCGCTCATGATCGCCCGCGGCCCTGCCGCGGGCGAGCCGGACCCGCGTAACGCGGACCTCCGCATCGGCCGCAGCGGAAGAATTGGCATCCGCGAAGCACAGGATAGACTCGCGCGGTTCTACATCGCGGACAACGCGTACGTGTCCGTCAAGCCGCGTGGCCAAAGACAACCAGCATGAAGAACGGGTTCTGGCGACGGGCGAAGGATCGGATCCTGGAGATCGCCTGTTGGGCCCTGTTGATCCCCGGTCTCACCCTTGTGGTGTACGGGGTCGACAGCGACGGGAGGCTCATGGGTTATGTCGTCGCCGGCACGGTCCTGATGCTGACCGCGGTGGTCCTGGGCGTCGCGTCGGTCATGCGCGAGCGGCGTGACAGGGAAGCATGACCGCCTTGCGGGCGCGGCAACGTAGCGCCGGGCAGTCTGAGATATGGAGTCCTGGATGGGCGGACTGATTCCCAACGACATCATTGACAGGATCCTCGGGCAGGCGGACATCGTCGAGGTCGTCTCGTCGTATGTGCCGCTCAAGCGCTCGGGGCGGAACTTCAAGGCGCTCTGTCCGTTCCATGATGAGAAGACGCCGTCGTTCATGGTGCATCCCGAGAAGGGCATCTACAAGTGCTTCGGGTGCGGCAAGGGCGGCAACGCCATCCACTTCGTCATGGAGCGCGAGCACCTGACTTACCCCGAGGCGATCCGCGCGCTCGGCGAACGCTACGGCATCGCCGTGCCGGAAGCGCACGGCGAGCGGCCCGAATCAGGCCTGAAGAAGGACGCGCTCAAGCAGGCAGTCGCCACGGCGGCGAGCTTCTACCACGGCTGCCTCGTTGACGGCAAACGCGGCGGCGACCGGGCGATGGAGTACCTCGCCGGGCGCGGCATCTCGAAGGCGACCATCGAGCGGTTCAGAATCGGCTGGGCGCCGGAGTCCTGGGATGGCGTGCTCAACGAGGGGCGGCGCAAGGGCTTCGCCGACGGCGTCCTGGCCGCGGCCGGCCTGGCGGCCCGCAGCGAGAAGACGGGCAACTTCTTCGACATGCTGCGCGCCCGCGTCGTGTTGCCGATCAAGGACGTGCGCGGTACGGTGGTCGGCTTCAGCGGCCGGGTGCTCGACGGCTCGGAGCCGAAGTACCTCAACACGCCCGAGACACCGCTCTTCACCAAGCGAAGCATCTTGTTCGGCCTCTACGAGGCGCGTGACGCCATCCTGCGTGAGAAGCGCGTCGTCGTCGTCGAGGGCCAGCTTGACTTCATCACGCTGTTCCAGGCGGGTTTCGAGGCC contains:
- a CDS encoding DNA primase → MGGLIPNDIIDRILGQADIVEVVSSYVPLKRSGRNFKALCPFHDEKTPSFMVHPEKGIYKCFGCGKGGNAIHFVMEREHLTYPEAIRALGERYGIAVPEAHGERPESGLKKDALKQAVATAASFYHGCLVDGKRGGDRAMEYLAGRGISKATIERFRIGWAPESWDGVLNEGRRKGFADGVLAAAGLAARSEKTGNFFDMLRARVVLPIKDVRGTVVGFSGRVLDGSEPKYLNTPETPLFTKRSILFGLYEARDAILREKRVVVVEGQLDFITLFQAGFEAAVASQGTAFTPEQAKLLKRYADTVVFAYDADSAGQQATVRSFEALLEVELDVKVAVMP
- a CDS encoding DNA-3-methyladenine glycosylase; amino-acid sequence: MKSPRHAASRRGYEVLDTAFYLDRTDRVARRLLGCVLVRVLDGEIMAGRIVETEAYFPVNDPACHAHRGMTERNRMMFEQGGVAYVYFTYGNHYLLNAVTGRAGRPAAVLIRAIEPIEGLALMRANRPNRTDVELTSGPGKLAQALNITKELNGADLTDSPLMIARGPAAGEPDPRNADLRIGRSGRIGIREAQDRLARFYIADNAYVSVKPRGQRQPA